From the genome of Lysinibacter sp. HNR:
CCCTGGTGTCATGAGCACCCTGGTTGCAGCGGGAAACGTTGACGCGCATAACCGCGCCTTCCTCACTCCCGATCGAGGTGTGTCCACTGGGGCAATTCACAGAGTATTGCGCCTTAACCATAGGACACAAGAAGACAGACCGTGATAAAGTTAAGACTTATTCTTGTTAGGGGATACTGTGGGGGGTCTCTTTTGCGCAAAAAATTTCGTTTGGTAGCTATTAGTGCCACCTTCAGTATTATTGTGGGTGTTCTTGGGGTTATTCCTGCGGGGGCGCTATGGAGCACCCGGGGTAATGTTGAGGCTTCAGTTCAGAGCGACCAGTTGGTGGCTCCTCCTGGGGGAAGTGTGGCTATAAACGGGGGAAACTCGTTAACGTTTGATATGAGCACGGGTGGGCAAAAAAGCCAGACCCTTCCCACCCGGTATACCCTAGAGCGTTCAGCAACAGAAGATTTCGGTGACCCCGTTGTGGTCTCAAGTGGAGAAGCGGAGCGGGTGACGGATACCGGGGGACCTTTGTCTGAGGAGTTTCGAGAGGTTCAATTCGATACTATAGCTACCGGGTCGGAAGCGGCATGTGGGCTGCGCGAGGGAACCGCCTGGTGCTGGGGTAACAATCTAGCTGGTCAGTTAGGCCAGGGAACACGGGCGGGAAACTCTGCCACTCCGATACCGGTAAAAACCTCAGCAGAGTCTGCATCATCGGCTCTTCCAGTGAACGCAAAATTGACATTGTTAGATGCCGGATACGAGTTTGTTTGCACTAGTGACGGGACATCCGTGTGGTGCTGGGGAACAGGTTATGGTCCGCAACTGGGCGTCGAGGCATCGCAGAGGCGTACGCACCTTTTTCCCACCCGCGTAGAGGGAATTCCAGCGGGAGAGATCATAGATTTAAGCGTCGGCTCACGCCAGGCCTGTTTTGTCGTAAAAGATGATAATGCATACTGCTGGGGGCTCAGCCTGCTTGGTATGCTCGGTAACGGGACATCACTGAACTCCACTGTACCTGTGCCTGTTTTTCGGGGAGAGCCGCTTTCTCAATTGCCGAGAGAGGCGACAATAACTCGGGTTGCCGCTGGTATACGAACAACCTGTTTAATAGCCTCGGGCGCAGCCTATTGTTCGGGTAGCAACAACGGCAGCCAGCCGGGAGGGTACTTAGGGGACGGCACGACCGTTTCACATTCACTCTATATGCGGAAGGTTGTACAGGGCTCGCCGAGTCAAATTCCGGCAGGTGCAACCATCACCGACATCTCGGCTGGATCTGTGGACGGCAATAGTGGGGCTTCATCTGGGTACGTCGGAGGGACATGTGTTATCGCCAATGATCGCCCGTATTGCTGGGGTTCCGGAGAGTTCGGCGCACTGGGCAACGGCGGAAATCTCCCCTATTCAAATACCGCTCGGGCTGTGTCAAACATACCGACGGGAGCGCTAAAAGGAATCTCTGTAGGAACACTAACCGGATGTGTCGTGCATAGCAACGGTAATTCTTACTGTTGGGGCGCAAATGCAAGTGGGCAACTAGGTGTTGGGAACCTCACCTCAGCTCTTTCTGCGGTTGCGGTTCCTAACCCAGCGGGAAAAACTGTTGCGTCGATCTCTAGTAGCGGATACCTAGCAACTTCTACTACCTACAGTCCTGGTGCGGGGCTTCGCTGCTGGCTATACACCGACGGTACTGCCGGGTGTGCGGGGCTGGGCACTAATGGCGCATTGGGCGAAGGAAACACCGGTCGCATGGGCGCGACCAACTCTACGATTGGTAACGTATTGATGCCCAAGGTTGCGGTGTGTGTGGCGGGTGCAGTGTCCGTTGGAACACAGTGCGTGTTGGCTCCCGGTACGAATTACTTCTATCGTTTGTCCTACAGTATTGGCCAGTGGCAAAGCCCACTATCCGAAGTTTTCCGAGTAGAGACCGCGGCCTCGGTGAGACCATAAACAAAAACTGTCTCTCCAGCAAACATCATGATGAGGTTGCCCGAGTTTGAGGCTTTTCAAGAGTTATCCTTGACGTGAATCGCCGGGTGTTGCACTGCACCCCGGGTTCTAAACGGAAGCGCAACACCCTCTAGGTTGTGAGTTACCACACTTACGACCGAAAGGTATTGCGCTTCCTTGTCCACACAATACAGTCACCTGACCCTTGAGGACCGAGTCCAGATCGAGCTCTTCCTCGAACAGGGATATTCTCAAGCCGAGATCGCTCGAAGAATCGGGGTGAATCGATCAACGATCTGCAGAGAACTACACCGAAATTCCTGGCAACCCGAGTCAGACCACACGAATCTCCGCCCGTACCTCAGGAACAAACTGGATTCTCGAGACCCGCACGAACGAATCTATCTCGCAGGACAAGCTCACCTCCACGCGGAGCGTCGCGCGACCCGCTCACACCAGCCCTACCAAATGCGCCATGACCAGCTCGCTGACTGGGTGATCACACATTTACGACGGGGCTGGACCCCGGAAGAGATCAGCGGCAGGCTAACTGCCGAGTTCTCTGACGATCACCGGATGAGGGTGAGCGTGGAAACGCTCTATGAATGGATCTACGCACCAGCGCAGCGGCATCGTGAGTTGTGGCAGTATCTTGCCCGTGGGCAGAAGAAACGCCGACGCAAAAAGGGCAGAAGCGTGCAGACAGAACGGATCAAGTACCGCACCTCAATACATGATCGCCCCAAAGCGATCGAGACACGAGAAGAGTTCGGGCACTGGGAATCAGACAGCGTCCTCGGTGCGCGTGGTACTGGCAGCATCCACACCACAGTCGAGCGAGTCAGCCGCTACTACGTCGGAGTGAAGATCCCTGCGGTAGCAGCTGACCTAACCGTTCAGGCGCAGCTTGGGGTGTATCGGGGCTTGCCAGTGCACGCGGTTCGCTCGATCACCACCGATAACGGGAGCGAGTTCGCACATCACTACAAACTCGCTGACGCGATCGGGGTGCCGACGTATTTCTGTGACCCCTACTCGGCGTACCAGCGGGGCACGAACGAGCACTTCAACGGGCGGCTACGTCGTTATCTTCCAAAAGGCACCAGCTTTGACGATCTGACCCAAGCCGAGCTTGATGAGTACGTGTGGGAGATCAATAACCGGCCGCGGAAAGTACTTGGGTGGGCGACTCCCGCCGAAGTACTTCACGAGCTATGCTCTGGGTAACTCACATCATGTTGCACTCCGAACCAGAACCCGGGGCTTTTTCGAAAGCAATATGTCTGTGAATGACCTCAACGAGCAGACCTTGATCGGAGGGAGAGGGAAGCGTGCGGCAGTTATTGGATCAGCTCTTCCCACTATCACCATAGGTACTCATCCTCCCTTTTGAACTCGCTCGTCGCAGGGCGGACACGGTGCCTACTGATCCATGACACCCTTCTACCCACAACCAGCTAACTGTTGCTTCCCTCTGACTCCCACACATAAATTGAATTTTATGGACTGAGTCGCCGTATTTCGGGCATCCTGTCAATTGGAAACCACCCGACTCCGTCAAGCTTCACGGGCTCACCAATCACGGGTTCGCCGACCAAGCCTCATAGCACTCAAAGAAAAAATCAATATAGGGTAGCCCACGCTAGAGCTCAAACCACAAAGCGAGGGTGCGACGACGTGGCTGGCTGTTAGAGCCCGGCCTCACGTGTTGCCGTGGCAAACGCCCGATCGAGCAGATCTGCCAGCTCGTCGATGTCGTCCCGCGTCATCACAAGCGGGGGTGAGACCTGAACAAGCGGGTTGCCCTCGGCGTCGATCGCCACGCGGCAGAGCAGACCCACCTCGGCAAGAGCCGGGTTAAGGTGCTTACCCACAAAATCCGCCGCGCTAATGGGATCTGTCTCCCACCGCTTTGCCTCGTGGTTGGTGACCAACTCGAAGCTGCGGTGAAAACCGTCGCCGCGCAGGTCACCCACAATCTTTTTGTGTTTGTCTCGCACCTCACCCAGCTTTTCGGCCAGATAGGGAGTGAGCTGTGCCACGTTCTCAACAACACCCTCGCGCTCCATGATCTCAATGTTTTTGAGCGCGGCCGCGCAGGCAACCGGGTGGCCTCCGTAGGTGAGGGCGTGGTTAAACATGCCGACCGGACCGTCTAGAACCGTCTCAATAATGTGGTCGCTTGCAATAACGCCTCCGAGCGGAACATAGGCGGACGCGATTCCCTTGGCAAAGGTGATCATATCGGGCTGGAACCCGTAGTGTGTCGAACCAAACCAGCTACCGAGTCGCCCATAGCCGGTGATAACCTCATCCGCAATCATGAGAATGCCGTACTTATCGCAGAGAGCCCTTACCCCCTGAAAGTATCCGGTTGGAGGAGTCAGGCTGCCACCCGCGTTTTGCAGGGGTTCCATAATGATGGCGGCGATGGTGTCGGGACCCTCCTGCACAATGAGAGATTCGAGTTCGCCCAGCAGGAAATCGGTGAATTGCTGCTCGGTCTCCCCCTCGGGACGACGATACCGCTTAGTGTTGTGAGCGTGGCGCACACCGTTCATCAGCGGCTCGAACATCTTGCGCACATCGGTCATGCCGTTGAGTGACATGGCACCAAAACTCGTGCCGTGGTAAGCAACCCGGCGCGCAATGAACTTGTATCGGGTGTGGTGACCCTTCGTGATGTGATACTGACGGGCAAGCTTGATTGCCGCCTCGTTTGACTCGCCACCTCCCGACGCAAAGAAAACCCGGTTGAGATCACCCGGGGCAAGCTGCGCAAGCTTGTGAGCCAGCTTGGCGGCGGGCGGGTGAGTGACACTCCAGGTTGTCTGGAAAGGTAGGGTGGCTAGCTGCTCTCGCACGGCCTCCCCCACCTCTGCACCGTGAGTGTATCCGAGCTGCACGCAGAACAGGCCGGCCAACCCGTCAAAGAAACGACGCCCGTTCTCGTCAAAAACCGAGCAGTGCTCACCGCGCACAAACACCGGAAGTTCGTCGTCGCGATACTTACTCGCGGGGGTGAAGTTCATCACCAGATGACGCTTGGCAGCTTCTGCCAGGTGGCTCTTGGCGTCTGTTGCGGCTTCCGTCAGGGTAACCGGCTCTTGTTGCAGGGTCATGATTATTAGTGTCCTCTCAGTCCACTCTGACTGGACGGGGGGGGAATCCGTCGCTCTCCCCATCGTCTCATCGTCAGTACAATCTGTGAAATAGTTATTTTGTCTTGTCTACATCGCCCAAATGGATGCAGATCTGATTGATCTTTAGCCCCACTGCATCCAGGTGGTCTTGTAGTCGGTGTAGTTGTCAAGCGCGTGAATTGAAAGGTCACGACCAAACCCCGATTGTTTAAAGCCACCAAAGGGGGTGGTGAAGCTGAGGGCATCCACCGTGTTCACGGAGACGGTACCCGCCACCAGGCGCTCCGACACGCGATGTGCCCGAGAAAGACTGCCAGTCCACAGCGAAGCTGCAAGACCGTAGGGAGTTTCGTTTGCTCTCACGATTGCCTCCTCCTCCGTGTCAAAGGGAGTGACCACGGCAACGGGTCCAAAGATCTCCCGCGTGTGCACCTCGTGATCCAAGGGAACGTCGGTGACGATGGTCGGCTCGATAAAGGCGCGGGAGCCGTTAATCTCGGGCCGGCTTCCCCCCGCAACGATAGTGCCGTCGCGCCGCGCACTCTCAATGGTGGCCCATACTCCGTCGGCGTGTGCCTCCGACACGAGCGATCCAATGCCGCTCTTGGGGTCAAGCGGATCACCCGGGGCATAGGCGCGCGCGGCCTGCTTGTAGAGCTCAAGGAACTTCTCATAGACCGGGCGCTCGACAAAAATACGCGAGTTTGCCGAGCAGATTTCTCCCTGATTATAGAAACTCCCAAAGGCCGCCTTCTCTGCTGCGAGCTTCAGATCGTCGCAATCGGCGAAGATCAGGTTGGAGCTCTTACCTCCGGCCTCCAGTGCAAGACGCTTCATATTGGATTCTCCCGCGTACCGCTGCAACTGCTTTGCCACCTCGGTAGAGCCCGTGAAGGCAAGCATGTCAACGTCGTTGTGTCGCGCGAGCGCGCTGCCCGCGACCGACCCGCGGCCCGTGACAACGTTGAGGATGCCCGCGGGAATTCCCGCCTCAATCGCCAGCTCCGCCAACAGCAGCGCCGAGTGCGGCGCCTCAACCGGTGGCTTCAGCACGACCGCATTTCCCGTGGCAAGCGCGGGCGCAACCTTCCAGGTGGCAATCTCCAACGGATAGTTCCAGGCGACAATAACACCCACAACGCCGAGTGGTTCCCGGGTAACCAGAGCGGTTGCACCCGGCGGTGTTGCGGGAATCAGATCCTCATGCTTGTCTATTGCCTCGCCATAAAAGCGGTAGAGGGCCGCGGAGCCGGGGGCATCGATGGTAGATGACTCCCTGATGGGCTTGCCCATGTTAAGCGTGTCGTAGAGCGCAAACTCGTCGGAGCGCTCGTCAATCAGCCGCGCGAGTTCAAGCAGTCGCTCGCGACGAAACGCCGCACCGGCCCGGGACCAGCTTCCCTCCTCGTAGGCGGCACGTGCTGAGCTCACCGCCACGTCAACATCTTCCTCGTTGCAGGCGTGAATCTGCGAGATCACCGCGCCCGTGGCAGGGTTTACCTTGTCGATTGTCTTTCCCGAGCGGGACGCAACCCGGACTCCCCCGATGACGGGTCGACCGTCAAACGTGAGAGCCTCGGCTGCTGCCTTCCACTCTGCGTGGCTACGTGCCATGATTTCCTCTTTCGTGTGTTGTTGAGTTCTTTGTATCCGCGGCCCGGAGAGCCGGAGGGATTGTGACGGTTGCCGTTTCTAGATCTTGAGCCTTAATAAGCGAGATTCCCCGTGTTTCCGGGAGCGTGAGCACGGTCACCACACCGATCAGCCCCACCACAATGAGAAAGAAACCGGGAGTGAGGGTGTTGCCCGTGGTGTCGATGAGCCAGGTCAGCACATAGGGTGAGGTACCCGCAAAGAGCGCTGCGGTGAGGGCATAGGCGATGGAGAGGCCCGTCTGCCGGGTTCTGGTGGGGAAAAGCTCCACCACTGTAGCCGCGTGGGTACCCAGGATAATCGCGAGAATGAGGGCCAATCCCAGTGTGGACAGGAACGCCGACCACTCCTCGCCCTGTCCCATCAGGATAAAGAGCGGGACCGACAGCGTCGTGAGCGAAATCGCCGAAATCAGCAGCACGGGTTTACGTCCAAAACGATCCGAGGCAATCCCGGCAAACGGTACAACGATCAGGCCGAGTGCCGACGCCAGGGTTGAGAGAAGCGCGGCCCGACCCGGGTCAAAGCCCAGGTAAAACTCCTGATAGGTGAACAGATAGACCAGTACTACGTAAAACGTGACGTTCATAAAGGTTTCCATGCCGCAGGTCTGCAGGAATTCTCTCCAGTTTCGCGAGAACATCTCCTTCACCGGGGCGTGGGATACCGTTTCGAGTTGACGTAGCTGTTCAAACTCGGGGGTGTCCTCAATCTTGCGACGTATGTAAAGCCCAATGAACCCGAGGGGAACCGTCATGAGAAACGGAATTCTCCAGGCCCAGGCGATAATCTCTTCACCGCTAAAAATTTGGTTGAGCAGGAAAACGACAAAGGAGGCGAGCAAAAATCCGAGCAGGCTACCAAATTCAAGCCAGCTCACACCAAACCCGCGACGCTTTGGCGGAGAAAACTCGCCCAGAAAAGCGGCGGCACTTCCAAACTCTCCCCCGGCGGCAAGCCCCTGAACGATACGCGTCAGGATGAGCAGGATCGGTGCCAGCACACCGATAGAGTCGTATCCGGGAAGAAGTCCCAAGACCAAGGTGGCCACCGCCATCGACAGAATAACAATCGAGAGGGTCTGCTTGCGTCCGAGACGGTCACCGAGCCGCCCAAAGAGGATAGCTCCGAGCGGGCGCACAAAAAACGACACCGCAAACACGGCAAACGCGGCGAGCAATCCGTTGGTGCCGTTGGAATCCGGGAAGAACACAATGGCGAGGGTGGCGGCCAGATAGGCGTACACGGCCCAGTCAAACCAGTGCACAAAAACGCCGATGGATCCCGCCACCACACTTTTGCGCAGGCTTTTTTGATCCACCAGATCGCTGGGGTGCAGCCCCGATGATGCACGTGACATGGGGGGTCCTCTCTAGCTTGCGTCCGCTCTGGATCGGGCCTCGGCTACGTCAAGTGCGGTCCAGGCAAGGGCCACGGCACCGTCGCGAAGGGTCTGTTCAGCCCGGGGACCCACACATGCCTCGGCAAAGCCCGGCTGGTGATTGCTCGCCTCACCGCCCACACCAATATAGGGGTGGATCGCGTTGACCACCTGCGAAACGTTTCCCATGTCGGTGGAGGCCCGGTTCATGGTTGCCGCAAGCGGATCAACGTCAAAGTTACGACCCACCCGAACGGCATTGCGGCGGTACAGTTCAAGCGCCTCCTCATCGGTTCGCATCTCGGAGTAGCGCTTACTCTCGGGGGTGACGGTGAGCTTCGCTCCGGTGGCGAGCGCGCCGGCCTCAAAGCACTTGAGCACTCGCTCCTCAAGCTCGATGAGCTGCGCGGTGGTTTCCGCGCGCACGTACCAGCGCCCCTCGGTGCGTTCGGGAATCGCGTTGGGGGCCTCTCCCCCGCGGGTCTGCACCCCGTGTACTCGCACCCCCGTAGGAAGCTGTTGCCGCAGCAGGGAGATACTGATCTGGGCTATGAGGAAGGCGTCGTTGGCGTTGATTCCTCGCTCGGGGTACGCGGCGGCGTGGGCGGCCTGACCGTCGTACTGCACGTGCCAGTGGGTCACCGCAAAGGGCCGCGCCTCCGCAACGTCAACGGGTGCGGGGTGTGCCATGAGCGCAAAGTCTAACTGCTGGAAGGCACCGCGTTCCAACAGTTCGATCTTGCCTCCGCCGCCCTCCTCCGCGGGCGTGCCGATCACCTCCACGCGGATTCCCGCCTCCCGCGCCACCTCGGCGAGGGCGATGGCCCCGCCAAGCGACATGGCCGAGATGAGGTTGTGCCCGCAGGCGTGCCCCAGGCCGGGAAGAGCATCGTACTCCGCGAGAAAACCCACGGTAAAAGCGTCCTGCGCGTCGGAACCGCTCACCGCTCGGAACGCGGTGTCCAGACCTAGGTAGGGGTGTTCCACCGTAAAACCGTGATCGGTGAGAAGGTGCGCGAGGAGTGCCGAGGAGCGGTGCTCCTGCCATCCGACCTCGGGATCGTTGTGCAATTGGTTGGAGAGGGCCACCAGTTCGTCGTAGACCGTGAGCAGGCGGGCCTCAATTCTTTCCTTATTCACATCACTCATCGCCCGGGACACCGTACGAGGGGGCTGCCGCGGGATTAGTGCCGCGGCTGGTGTAGTCGTCACGCTGCGGCAGCCACAGGTCGAGCAGTCGCCCAAGGGTCCCAATGGGGTCGTTGTCGTCCCAGTCAACGCGCAGATCGGTGATTCGCCACCCGGCGTTTCCCACCACGGAGATACCCGCGGAGTGCACGGGCCCTTCCTCGCCACCGGCGGCGATTGCGGCCTGAAGCGCCGCGTAGAGTCGCTCCTCAATGCGTCCCGGTGCTGCCGAGGCCGTGTCTACGAGAGCATCAAGAACATCGAGGCTCGCCAGCATATTGCCTCCGGCCACGGCGTTTTCACGGATTGCTGCTCCGTAGGTGCCCAGAGCCCGATCACCCGAGTGGACGGCGGAACGACCCGTGCTGTCCAGCACGAGCAACTGTCGGTAGCCGATAGTCTCCGGGTCGGCCGCGGCAACCACCGTGTCGAGCGCCTGCTGCGCCGAAGCGCCTCCTCGCAATTGCTCAATGAGCTTCACACCCAGGCGCGGGTCGGTGACGTTTTGCGAGTGTGCACCACCCACACCATCGACCAAATTTACGCAGCGCGCCGCCACGGCCGGGGAGGAAGAAGAAATTGCGGAACCAAATTCTCCGCTCTCGGGGTCCCTGAGGATGAGTGAAAAAGTCATTCTGCGGGCCTCTCGCTGATAACCGCCGTGGCATCGATCTCAACCAGCCACTCGGGGCGAGCGAGCGCCTGCACAACAATACCCGTTGAAACGGGGAAGACACCCTTGAGCCATTTTCCCACCGTGCGGTAAACATCCTCGCGGTAGCGCGGATCGATAATGTAGATGGTGACCTTCACAATGTCTTCGAGTCGGCTTCCCGCCTCCTCCAGCAGCATCTTAATGTTGGCCATTGCCTTTTCGGTTTGTGCGGTCACGTCACCGATACCAACCGACTCGCGGGTTTCGAGATCCTGTCCGATCTGGCCTCGCAGGTACACAACCCCGTTGGCCACAACGGCCTGGCAAAGATCGTTATCGAGATCCTGCTCGGGGTAGGTTTCTTTGGTGTTGAACTTCCTGAGCCGCACGTGAGTCGTTTCTGCCACGCTGCCCTCCTCGTCGAGTAGTGGGTAATTCTGGTAATCCTTCAGAACTATTGTGGACACACCCGTTGCATCTGTAAAATAGTCAAAAGTTAGACAGTAAATCTAAAAATATGATCCAATGGTTCGCGGGAACAAAATCAAACCCAAAACAGCGCAAGGGAGCCTCCAATTGGTGCAGCGATTCTCCATCACCCTCACCCAACTCACCTACTTTGTCGAGTGTGCAAAAACCCTCAACATGACCGAGGCCAGTCAGGTGCTACACGTGGCACAATCAGCGGTATCCACGGCTATTTCTCATCTCGAAACTTCACTGGGGACCACCCTTTTCATCCGAAAGCACGCCCGCGGGCTGGTACTCACCCCGGCGGGAGAGAGCCTCCTTCGCGATAGCCACAGAATCTTTGAGCTTCTCAACAACACCATTGAGAGCATCCGGACGGATCAAAACGATATTCGAGGATCGATCAGAATCGCCTGCTTTAGCACCCTCGCGCCGTTCCTGCTCCCCCGGCTCCTGGGCGAACTCAAACAGGAGCATCCCGAGCTGATCATCGAGGTCATTGAGGGCGATCACGAAGACAACCTGACCGCTCTGCGCAGCGGGCGCGCAGAACTCGCCGTCAACTACAATCTCACCAACGGGGAGGGCATCACCCACGAGATCGTGGGGGAAATTCGCCCCCACATTATCGTTCACAGCGGGCACCCGCTCGCCAAGAGAAAAAGCGTCACCCTCACCGACCTCGCCGACGACCCCTTTGTGCTGCTCGACTTGCCCGATAGCAGCGAGTATTTTCTGAGCATCCTCCGCCAGGCGGGGATCACACCAAAGCTCAAATACCGCAGTTCCAACTACGAGACGGTTCGCACGATGGTGGCCACGGGCCTCGGATATTCAATTCTCAACCAGAAGCCAATGATCGACCAGACCTACACGGGAGCCCACACCGTTTCCATCGAAATCAAAGACTCGGTTCCCAGCCTGGGCATTGCCGTCTCCGCCCTCACCCAGCTCGAACAATCCGCCCGAGCGCGCGTGGTTGCCGACACAATCCGGGGCATTCTTGCGGACTCAACACCGCGGGCCTAGCACGGGCCGACTTTTTAGGGCTCGCTTGCAACAACCCTCTTTCGTAATACATTTTTCTGATGCACTCTCGACAATAAATCAGAAAAACAGATGAAATGAACCGTGAACGTGTATTGGCCAAAATAATGCCGAATGCGGTTGGCTAGATTCCACCGGGAAAGCCGGAATTAAAAATCTTGTCCGCAACAAGCCTCGACAAGCACACAGGTGTGCGTCAAGCAACGCTGCGACAACCCTCTTCAATGTATCCCGTCCGAAAGGAGAACAAGAATGTCGAGCCAAGACACAGAAGTCCTCGTCGTGGGGGCCGGCCAGGCCGGAGTAGCAATGAGCGAACACCTGAGCGCAAACAGCATACCTCACCTTGTGCTGGAGCGTGACCGAATCGCGGAGCGGTGGCGCTCTGAGCGCTGGGACTCCCTGGTGGCAAATGGACCGGCCTGGCACGACCGCTTCCCCCACCTAGAGTTTTCAGACCTCAACCCGGATGCGTTTGCGCCAAAGGAACGCGTTGCCGACTATTTTGTTGCCTACGCTCAAAAATTTAACGCCCCCATCAAAAGCGGCGTGGAGGTCACCTCCGTAGAAAAAAATGAGGGCGGAGCCGGTTTTCGTGTGCAAACAACAGACGGCACCATTAACGCCCGCTACGTTGTGGCCGCGACGGGACCGTTTCAAAAGCCCATCATCCCCCCGCTGATCCCTCAGGATTCACAACTCCAGCAGATGCACTCCAGCTCCTACCGCAACCCGCAGCAGCTTCCCGAGGGAGCCGTCCTGGTGGTGGGAGCGGGATCCTCGGGCGTTCAGATCGCCGACGAACTACAAAAATCGGGACACCAAGTCTACCTAGCCGTTGGCCCGCACGACCGCCCACCGCGGAAATACCGTGATCGTGACTTTGTGTGGTGGCTCGGTGTCCTCGGCTTGTGGGAAGCCGCCGCCCCTCCCGTGGGAGCAGAGCACGTCACCATTGCCGTGACCGGAGCCCACGGCGGACACACGGTTGACTTCCGCAATCTGGCCGCCAGCGGCATTACGCTCCTCGGCCGCGCCAACTCATTCGACAACGGGACCGTACACTTCGCCCCGGACCTCGCAACCAACATCGCCAATGGAGACGCCAACTACCTCTCCCTACTCGATGAAGCGGATGCCTACATCGCGCGCAACGGCCTCGACCTCCCCGAGGAGCCGGAAGCCCGCACCCT
Proteins encoded in this window:
- a CDS encoding M20 family metallopeptidase; amino-acid sequence: MSDVNKERIEARLLTVYDELVALSNQLHNDPEVGWQEHRSSALLAHLLTDHGFTVEHPYLGLDTAFRAVSGSDAQDAFTVGFLAEYDALPGLGHACGHNLISAMSLGGAIALAEVAREAGIRVEVIGTPAEEGGGGKIELLERGAFQQLDFALMAHPAPVDVAEARPFAVTHWHVQYDGQAAHAAAYPERGINANDAFLIAQISISLLRQQLPTGVRVHGVQTRGGEAPNAIPERTEGRWYVRAETTAQLIELEERVLKCFEAGALATGAKLTVTPESKRYSEMRTDEEALELYRRNAVRVGRNFDVDPLAATMNRASTDMGNVSQVVNAIHPYIGVGGEASNHQPGFAEACVGPRAEQTLRDGAVALAWTALDVAEARSRADAS
- a CDS encoding DUF1028 domain-containing protein, producing the protein MTFSLILRDPESGEFGSAISSSSPAVAARCVNLVDGVGGAHSQNVTDPRLGVKLIEQLRGGASAQQALDTVVAAADPETIGYRQLLVLDSTGRSAVHSGDRALGTYGAAIRENAVAGGNMLASLDVLDALVDTASAAPGRIEERLYAALQAAIAAGGEEGPVHSAGISVVGNAGWRITDLRVDWDDNDPIGTLGRLLDLWLPQRDDYTSRGTNPAAAPSYGVPGDE
- a CDS encoding IS30 family transposase — protein: MSTQYSHLTLEDRVQIELFLEQGYSQAEIARRIGVNRSTICRELHRNSWQPESDHTNLRPYLRNKLDSRDPHERIYLAGQAHLHAERRATRSHQPYQMRHDQLADWVITHLRRGWTPEEISGRLTAEFSDDHRMRVSVETLYEWIYAPAQRHRELWQYLARGQKKRRRKKGRSVQTERIKYRTSIHDRPKAIETREEFGHWESDSVLGARGTGSIHTTVERVSRYYVGVKIPAVAADLTVQAQLGVYRGLPVHAVRSITTDNGSEFAHHYKLADAIGVPTYFCDPYSAYQRGTNEHFNGRLRRYLPKGTSFDDLTQAELDEYVWEINNRPRKVLGWATPAEVLHELCSG
- a CDS encoding aldehyde dehydrogenase family protein, whose product is MARSHAEWKAAAEALTFDGRPVIGGVRVASRSGKTIDKVNPATGAVISQIHACNEEDVDVAVSSARAAYEEGSWSRAGAAFRRERLLELARLIDERSDEFALYDTLNMGKPIRESSTIDAPGSAALYRFYGEAIDKHEDLIPATPPGATALVTREPLGVVGVIVAWNYPLEIATWKVAPALATGNAVVLKPPVEAPHSALLLAELAIEAGIPAGILNVVTGRGSVAGSALARHNDVDMLAFTGSTEVAKQLQRYAGESNMKRLALEAGGKSSNLIFADCDDLKLAAEKAAFGSFYNQGEICSANSRIFVERPVYEKFLELYKQAARAYAPGDPLDPKSGIGSLVSEAHADGVWATIESARRDGTIVAGGSRPEINGSRAFIEPTIVTDVPLDHEVHTREIFGPVAVVTPFDTEEEAIVRANETPYGLAASLWTGSLSRAHRVSERLVAGTVSVNTVDALSFTTPFGGFKQSGFGRDLSIHALDNYTDYKTTWMQWG
- a CDS encoding RCC1 domain-containing protein, with the translated sequence MVAISATFSIIVGVLGVIPAGALWSTRGNVEASVQSDQLVAPPGGSVAINGGNSLTFDMSTGGQKSQTLPTRYTLERSATEDFGDPVVVSSGEAERVTDTGGPLSEEFREVQFDTIATGSEAACGLREGTAWCWGNNLAGQLGQGTRAGNSATPIPVKTSAESASSALPVNAKLTLLDAGYEFVCTSDGTSVWCWGTGYGPQLGVEASQRRTHLFPTRVEGIPAGEIIDLSVGSRQACFVVKDDNAYCWGLSLLGMLGNGTSLNSTVPVPVFRGEPLSQLPREATITRVAAGIRTTCLIASGAAYCSGSNNGSQPGGYLGDGTTVSHSLYMRKVVQGSPSQIPAGATITDISAGSVDGNSGASSGYVGGTCVIANDRPYCWGSGEFGALGNGGNLPYSNTARAVSNIPTGALKGISVGTLTGCVVHSNGNSYCWGANASGQLGVGNLTSALSAVAVPNPAGKTVASISSSGYLATSTTYSPGAGLRCWLYTDGTAGCAGLGTNGALGEGNTGRMGATNSTIGNVLMPKVAVCVAGAVSVGTQCVLAPGTNYFYRLSYSIGQWQSPLSEVFRVETAASVRP
- a CDS encoding MFS transporter, with protein sequence MSRASSGLHPSDLVDQKSLRKSVVAGSIGVFVHWFDWAVYAYLAATLAIVFFPDSNGTNGLLAAFAVFAVSFFVRPLGAILFGRLGDRLGRKQTLSIVILSMAVATLVLGLLPGYDSIGVLAPILLILTRIVQGLAAGGEFGSAAAFLGEFSPPKRRGFGVSWLEFGSLLGFLLASFVVFLLNQIFSGEEIIAWAWRIPFLMTVPLGFIGLYIRRKIEDTPEFEQLRQLETVSHAPVKEMFSRNWREFLQTCGMETFMNVTFYVVLVYLFTYQEFYLGFDPGRAALLSTLASALGLIVVPFAGIASDRFGRKPVLLISAISLTTLSVPLFILMGQGEEWSAFLSTLGLALILAIILGTHAATVVELFPTRTRQTGLSIAYALTAALFAGTSPYVLTWLIDTTGNTLTPGFFLIVVGLIGVVTVLTLPETRGISLIKAQDLETATVTIPPALRAADTKNSTTHERGNHGT
- a CDS encoding aspartate aminotransferase family protein, translated to MTLQQEPVTLTEAATDAKSHLAEAAKRHLVMNFTPASKYRDDELPVFVRGEHCSVFDENGRRFFDGLAGLFCVQLGYTHGAEVGEAVREQLATLPFQTTWSVTHPPAAKLAHKLAQLAPGDLNRVFFASGGGESNEAAIKLARQYHITKGHHTRYKFIARRVAYHGTSFGAMSLNGMTDVRKMFEPLMNGVRHAHNTKRYRRPEGETEQQFTDFLLGELESLIVQEGPDTIAAIIMEPLQNAGGSLTPPTGYFQGVRALCDKYGILMIADEVITGYGRLGSWFGSTHYGFQPDMITFAKGIASAYVPLGGVIASDHIIETVLDGPVGMFNHALTYGGHPVACAAALKNIEIMEREGVVENVAQLTPYLAEKLGEVRDKHKKIVGDLRGDGFHRSFELVTNHEAKRWETDPISAADFVGKHLNPALAEVGLLCRVAIDAEGNPLVQVSPPLVMTRDDIDELADLLDRAFATATREAGL